The following proteins come from a genomic window of Halomarina ordinaria:
- the mre11 gene encoding DNA double-strand break repair protein Mre11 — protein MTRVIHTGDTHIGYQQYHRPERRADFLAAFERVVDDAVADGVDAVVHAGDLFHDRRPDLTDLLGTLSALRRLDDADVPFLAVVGNHEGKRDAQWLDLFASLGLATRLDRRPRVVGRTAFYGLDFVPRSQRDALDYEFADHDADHAVLVSHGLFTPFDFGEWDSAELLAASTVDFDALLLGDNHAAERAQVEGAWVTYCGSTERASAAERDDRGYNIVEFDDAGLSITRRGLDTREFVFVDVDLAPGEGVERVRERVSQHDVEDAVVIVTIEGDGERVTPAEVEAHIDERGALVARVNDRREFEEVTEVSVSFADPDEAVAERVRDLGLSAAARDIDEVVRASKTPDSKVADEVRSAVEAALEAGETDRFERAAVDDSEDEREGSGAPSTTDDAEPVDETPPTEDAGAEATDDGSEDAEAAPATSEGGTETVATGDGGTDDTTDQQSSMGDF, from the coding sequence ATGACGCGCGTGATACACACCGGGGACACGCACATCGGCTACCAGCAGTACCACCGTCCCGAACGCCGGGCGGACTTCCTCGCCGCGTTCGAGCGGGTCGTCGACGACGCCGTCGCGGACGGTGTCGACGCCGTGGTCCACGCCGGCGACCTCTTTCACGACCGCCGGCCGGACCTGACGGACCTCCTCGGGACGCTCTCCGCGCTGCGACGCCTCGACGACGCCGACGTCCCCTTCCTCGCCGTCGTCGGGAACCACGAGGGGAAACGCGACGCCCAGTGGCTCGACCTCTTCGCCTCGCTCGGCCTCGCGACCCGCCTCGACCGCCGCCCCCGGGTGGTCGGACGGACCGCGTTCTACGGCCTCGACTTCGTCCCCCGCTCCCAGCGCGACGCCCTCGACTACGAGTTCGCCGACCACGACGCCGACCACGCCGTCCTCGTGAGCCACGGGTTGTTCACCCCCTTCGACTTCGGCGAGTGGGACTCGGCCGAACTGCTCGCCGCGTCGACCGTCGACTTCGACGCGCTGTTGCTCGGCGACAACCACGCCGCCGAGCGCGCACAGGTCGAGGGCGCGTGGGTCACCTACTGCGGGTCGACCGAGCGCGCGAGCGCCGCGGAGCGCGACGACCGGGGGTACAACATCGTCGAGTTCGACGACGCGGGACTCTCCATCACCCGTCGGGGGCTCGACACCCGCGAGTTCGTCTTCGTCGACGTCGACCTCGCGCCCGGCGAGGGCGTCGAGCGCGTCCGCGAGCGCGTGAGCCAGCACGACGTCGAGGACGCCGTCGTCATCGTCACCATCGAGGGCGACGGCGAGCGGGTCACGCCCGCCGAGGTGGAAGCCCACATCGACGAGCGTGGGGCACTCGTCGCCCGGGTGAACGACCGCCGGGAGTTCGAGGAGGTGACCGAGGTGTCGGTGAGCTTCGCCGACCCGGACGAGGCCGTCGCGGAACGGGTCCGTGACCTCGGCCTCAGCGCGGCCGCCCGCGACATCGACGAGGTGGTCCGCGCGAGCAAGACGCCGGACTCGAAGGTCGCGGACGAGGTCCGGTCGGCCGTCGAGGCGGCGCTCGAAGCCGGCGAGACGGACCGCTTCGAGCGCGCGGCGGTGGACGACTCCGAGGACGAGCGCGAGGGGTCGGGCGCTCCGTCGACGACCGACGACGCCGAACCGGTCGACGAGACCCCGCCCACCGAGGACGCCGGGGCCGAGGCGACCGACGACGGGAGCGAGGACGCCGAGGCCGCGCCCGCGACGAGCGAGGGAGGCACCGAGACCGTCGCGACGGGCGACGGCGGCACCGACGACACGACCGACCAGCAGTCCTCGATGGGTGACTTCTGA